ggtgttcgctacgaatccggtaggaacaagaagagcgggggcgcaacgagcgaggtggttagaccaagtggagcgtgatctggcgaacgtggggtgcccgaggaattggagaacggttgccatggaccgagtgaattataggaattatgttcgtcaatttatgtcgtgagacggtatactatgtaaataaaaaaaaagattatatgaaACACCACTCTTCTTACAGGGAGTACACAAGAAGTAGGAAGTGAGCTCCATACAATTTTGTCGGTAtaactgaagaaataatttagcagatagaatcaaatttgacatgggaaggtattcAAATACGATTAACATATGTTCTTAAACGCCTTGCAGTTTGGCAAAGGGAAGGACGGAGGGGTATTGTCCTAGAAATTATCAAACAAAAGAACCAATTTTGATTCGATAGGATTTTTGATAACGAATAAATGGAATTTCTACCTTATTCCAGCAGTTGCAGATCGGAGGAGAAagaagggcttccatacaagttttttttggcataaattaaGTACTTATTGAGCAATGAAAAAGATTTACGCGTGAATAATTTGAGAACATAACTTTAATCtcgaaaacatattttaaaaatggagCGAAATTAAACGTTATTTAGATACTAAAAATGTGTCTACAGGAGTTCGTGAGCCCTTCACGGAGAAAAATGAATAGATTTATCAGCGatattacgcgtctacatgaacataaatatgcttgtttggttctgacccgaaaatacaaTCAAGCTAACCATCTGATTATATGTTGCCACAAATGGATAAATGGCTTATTTAGCGATCGCATCAGCTTCGAGAATCCAACAGGAATTTTAAGTCAATCATACGTATacagcaggcatgtcaaactcgtttaggtgtgcgggccgcattaaaaattttctatgacgtagagggccgcagccaaaatcagttaaatgggtacattcagctttagttttttttttgcagtaatattttacataaaaatcagtggtttttttgtgacaatttaagacggggctacgcgggccgcattgtccaaggccgcgggccgcatgcggcccgcgaacccccagtttgacatgcctggtatACAGTATTACGTTTTAACTGTAATACTGCTCTCCATGAACGTCGGAAATTGTAGATTCAaatgttaattaaaattaatttgagcaTTTAACTGCATTGTttctcctttttattttttaaaagacatgTGTTTTTTATTGAATCATATAGTACATCagtggcattttttttaatcaaaccaaTGCAATAAACTAAATTGATGCTGCTGCTCCGCCGTTTCCAGAAGGATAATTTTCAAGGCTTGCTCGGAAAACGCCACCCTGGccctgaatcaaaatttgaaaaacaatcgtTAAGagcaaaattgctttttttcctATCGAGAgaacattataaatattcaaaaaatatcaaatgacTTACGTGATAAAATTGATTTCGAGACATCTTGGGGGATTTTGTTATTTCCCTTTGCCTCGATATGTCCAAGCGgatgaatctgaaactgaataAAACTGTTAGTAAAACAAATAAACGTACACAAACAAATTTAACTTACATTTTCGATTTCAGATGTGTGTTCGCCAAAAAATAACTTCCACCATCTTCTGTTTTTGTGACattctaaaactaaattttagaatttttaagttgaccTGAATAAAATAGCCAAATCCGTCATATGTTAGTCATATATTAGCGATGAGCAGATGAGAAATCCTCGATAGCCAAAACAACTTTACAGCAACGCTGTTTTGTTCGTAGATATTGATGTTGATCAAGTAAAAGGGTacgttgaattgaaaatcattggcATGGAAGAGGCAACCATACGCATTTTTATAACAACTAGTAGACTTTTTTATCCGTGTTCGCGCATAATTTGGCATAATGAAAGAATCAATGtgaagcttataaaaacagagCAAAAATTTCAGAGCTTTGAATACATATGTTTACTAGGGTGGTCCATGTTTGGAATCAAAACCTGGGTCGTTTCAAATTTCATCTCATTTGGTAATTTCAAAGCAGTCTTTCAACGACGCTCAAGTTTGTATGCaaatttgatatcatttttttctgtggaaAGTGCTAAATCCACTTTATTGGCTCAAACTTTCAGGCGCCCGGACCgtacttttctgaaaaatatccTGGAAAGTCCGAGTAAAACCGTGAAATctggtaagttttttttgtgacatgtcaatcgcacccacacagtataaaagttacaaattaggtctcaaataggcttctgtgaacttcaagttccaagaaaaTCCTCAAAAAGCCtgctgtgaacttcaagttccaagaagtttctcaaatagcctttttgtgacatgtcaatcgcatccacacagtataaaagttactaatttggtctcaaatagccttctgtagcttcaagttccaagaagttcctgaaatagccttctgtgaacttcgagttccaaaaagttcttcaaatagccttttttgaaaatatgaaatgtgtacgaacatcacaaaagggcttataataaataaatcattttttggagcttggaaattgttgaaatgtacaatttattttgaaacttcaactcagaacaacttaaagctagtTCGCAaaggattggttttgaaaaagtaaatgttttgactttaaaaaaatcgttcaactGTATTCCCTTGCCACGAATTTTTCACACATTGAAGTCCGTTGAAGCAACTCATTAATTCAAtatcaagaatttgtataattttatgcttaacagttacaaacatggaattccatttttttttaaccgatattattttaacggatgtttGATTGATATACTGTTCCGTAATGTTCCTGtgtaataatcaacatgcgtctttgctgctggcggctggctgcccttgcgggtattctaggaaagcttattaccacttcgaattttagctgccggtgaggcaacatctaggcgtggtgtcatggcagcgtgtttggccaTCATCTCGGAGGGTCGCGGTTGAAATCTGGAatcaggactaattttttttcattaggttgtgtgattgcttgagtaagcgagtTCTGTCACACAATTGTTTGAACTGGCGTGCTtgccggcatgtatcgaacaaagttaaaacaaagcaattaagtaagatcaattgaggtgatgggaggaataaagagggatgccgagaaacctacagcaccacatgggctggtggtgaccaaagtaagagaggcgaggagaattatttttttgtttttgctgattaaatgtttacttgtgggctgaacaGAAGGCTGTtaaaatctgtaatggaacttcaaagtttcaataagaacttaaattttgggctgaataaaacgaacttcagcacattgattatgctgattaaggtgtgtttgacctttttaaagagacttttggttgcttgggagctTTTTCATGTATTTTGTAACGATTTTTCCCGCTTTTTGACTAAGGAGTGGTGACCTGTTAGAAACGCGCATGTGTTTGATTGTGTAAGAATAGTTTCGTGGTTAAGTTAACAGTTTAAAAGTCataaatacgagatatctcgcaTGTAATTGATCCGTAATGTGTTTAGCAAGTCCGATTAAGCTGCAATTTGAACAGGAccttacacttttttttttctttattccacATAACCATTTTCGCTAACACTCTACCATaagtatttgattaaatcataaTTATCATTATTCAAATAACCTTGTTTGATTCCATCGCTTATGAATTACTAGTTTCTTTTCTATTCAGGAAAAACGATCATACCAGTTCCTAGCAAATCAATCTAGTGGTATGCAGTACGATGAGATAGTGGTTCCAAATGTACCGATGTTAACTGCAGCATCAAAGTACTATGATAGATCgttctttcaaaaaacaattctgAAGACAGCACTGGCTGGTGTAAGCGCCAAACCTTTCAAAAAGTTGAAGTTGAATTCATTTTTGTGGGGATATCAGGATGAGCTGCTGAATTTGGCTAGCAAACTTTCATTTGATAGTgaagtttcatttgaaaaatttggaatactTATGACGGTAAGAAATAGTTTCTAGCAACGAGATTGTCCTTCATTTCttttaataactattttttaaactttgtgttTTCTCCATAGAGGAATGGAACAAGTCCTGAAACATTCACCATTTATACAggagaaaatgatttgaaacaaTTGTTAGTGATAAAGGAGCTCGACGGAAAACCTGCTCTTGATATGTGGTCAACGGATGAGTGTAATCGCGTCGATGGAACAGATGGTTCGCAATTTCCGCCTCATTTAATGGACAAGCGCCAAACCCTTTATGTTTTTATCAAATCACTTTGCCGAAAGTTTCCGCTACGATACGAAAAGGAGGTAACTTTATTCGATGGTATTCCTGCTTGGCGATACAAAGCGCCGTTGGACGTTTTTGCTCATCCCAGCATTAACGTGGACAATCAATGTTTTTGTCATCTGGATTCAGCATCATGTCCAAAAAGCGGAGTTCTCAATGCAACGCTCTGCTCCTATGAAGCACCCATATTTGCATCTTTTCCGCACTTTTATACTGGAGATAGAGAACTTTTAGAAACAGTTGAAGGTTTGAATCCTCAGCAGGATAAGCATGAAACATTTGCAGATATCCATCCACGACTAGCGTTTCCTATTGATGGTGCTTCTAGGTTTCAAATCAATGTGCAAGTTAAAAAAACTATATCAGGTAAAAATTGTCGCATCATCTATCGAAATAGCTATtcttataaacattaaaaaaaaacaaaactttcagATCTCGAACCATTCGACGATGATCACATTTTACCCGTAATTTGGATTGAAGTTGTTCCTGGACACATATCTGAGGAACTACGTGAGCTCATATATTACAGTTCATTCGGAGTCAACAATCTACAGTTTTGGTTGAAATACGGTTCTTTGTTGATCTGTGCCACAACATTTGCTTTACTAGCGATGACATGTTATTTCCGAGGACGAAAACAATCGAATGGACAGTTGGAAAAGggcgaacaacaacaacaatacccGCAAGAACAAAACATGAAACTTAATGCAATGAACAACATTGCTCCATGAaagtaattaaataaaaaaaacagtgaagaaaatgagaaatttccaataaaaaacaAGAAACTCATCAATAACGTTTCGATTAGTGAAATTTGTGTAGAAAACTAGTGTCAAAAGGTGTCTGCTAAGGAAAAGGATTCATGTGATAAAATTGCTTTTGATAAAGTACCATTTATTTGTTGTAtacttatttcaaaaattttaagctgaATGTGTTCATACATGAAATAAATTCTAAGATTGCAGAGAAATTTTCCTCTTCATGCTTTTGTGGGCGAAAAAAtctcttcgaaaatttttcgaaaaatcgtgTAACACAAAAACGCAGATTCGGATCAACAttctaaatttcagatttcagatatagatttaggattcagatttcagattcagatttcagaatcagattttagatttcagattcaaatttcagatttcagattcaaattacagattccgatttcagattcaaatttcagattacagattcagattcaaattcagattcagatttcagattcagatttctgattcagatttcagattgagatttcagatttcagattcagattcagatttcagattcaaatatcaggttcagatttcagatgcagaatcaGGTTCTAATTTTTAgcttccgatttcagattcagatttagattcagattatgaaattatttcatcgacattattggtgaaattttacactctttgagaaagaatattaaacaattgaaaaattatagacggataggaGATTacaataaggtgaaagatgttgaatatGAACGGAAtggtaatttaatttgaaaaaaatttcatcacatttcctctctttgttcctcacgggcctactactttACAGTGGTAGATACTAAAGAGGCTACATATAAAGAGGCGCAGTTTGGTCCCGTTTGAAATAATAAGCTTGCCACCCTGCTGTAGGGacgcctttaagactgcttggttttgctcgattggaatgacactcacagaaaatcgaaaattccaatcgtgacatttcgtctctttgtttactataggctcgttagtagatacagatagaattGTAGCTACCACCACAACACAATAGTAGGCCATGCGTGGTTCGCCCCATAAAGGGAAACTTGCGGTGCGAACGAACGAATATCGAAACCCGCATCTATCGATAAATGTGTCTCGCTCGGTTATATTTGGTGCTTTTGTTAGCGATCAGATGTCATCtgtcagatttcagaatcagcttcagatttcaggttaaatttcagatttcagaatcagatttcagattaaaatttcggatttcagattcaaatttcagatttcagattaagattacagattcagatttcagaatcaaatgtcagatttcagaatcaaatgtcagatttcagatttagattcaagattcagatttcagactcaaaTTTCctgttaagatttcagattcaaaccttaaattcagatttcagactgggactcgaatttaaaatttcagattcagatgtccGATGCAATTTTCAGATTCTTACTCCAggttttagatttcagatttcagatttaatctAAAAATTCAAACCAGTTTCTGAGAATGAGAAGTTTTTAGATTCATGATTAGATTACCTCTTGTAAGATCGATCCATATAAATCAATTGTTAttcgttttgaatttgaaaatcttatccACGTATGGCACATAAAAAACGTCAGGAGCGTGTTTCAGTGATAGACATGTGCCGGTTTAAAGATGGGCAGTGCCAACAAACGGCAGGCGTATCAACAATTTGCTCCTTGTTCGAGGCCGCGTGAGCAGTTCAAAATCATATGTTCAGCTACTTTCCGGACCAAGCACCAGTTTAAGTTCGGTACGAGGAAACTAAGTATTTGGAGCGGCCAAACCGAGCCGCGCTAGCCACTGGTTAGTTTTTGCTAGTTCGCTGGATAGTGCGGTTGGTTCCGTTTGCCGAAGCATTGTTGTGGCGGCTATCTTCTGGTGTGGTCAATCGTGCAAAAGTTTTCTACCTtggctttgttttggtttctcCCAGTGACCGGAATATTGGTCTGGTTCAAGAGCGAacaaccgtttttttttgtttctcttagCGCTGGCTACATCTTCCGTGTTTTAATGTGAAGGAGTACCTAGTTGTCGTCGTATGACCATCGTAACCTTGCCGTCTGTTTTGACGCTTTTTTGTGCGTGCTTTTATTAAgtgatatttattaaaaaaaaacaagcatgaAACGCGGAAGATTTGCAACAGTGAAAGGTTCATATCACCATGCTTAATTATGAGACTGCAACGTTTTAGTGAGCGCCGATTGTTACACTAGttcataaaatcaaaactataattggtaatttatatatttttaacagTTTAGGCGGTTGAAAATAGAAAGTAAAACATTCGTGCCGTTTTAACCATCATCGTTTGAGTTGACCTAAAAATTATTACCAGCGAAAATGTTCATCCGATGCAGACATCTGAAGATTTGTAAGTTTACTTTCATTTATCTTTCCATTCGCGTTATACCTACACTGCTGAGCACTTATGGGAGAGATATGTTTTCGATATGTATTCTCCAATTCACTACGCAGCACCTGTAACTTACATTAGCAAATAGCACATTATTGCCATACAGGTACTTCAGCACGCCATTCGGCATGCATGATATGAATAGCGGGATATTTTAAAGAAGTGATTAATGATGAGTTTTGTTTCCACTTCTCTACCGTTTAAAAGCAGGAAGCAATTGAATTGTGTCACAGAACgcttaaaagaaaaaaggatTACCTACAATGTCGCagtttaaaacgtttttttataataaaataattagaAGAAAGAATCAAAATACGAAATCTGAGTTCTTACCCATAATttagaatctgaaatcagaatcataATTCCTAATCATAAATTAAAATCCCCATTCAagatttaaccctttaatgcatagtgttgttttaaaacaacactaatcaaaatccaaatatctcgtaaacgcgtggatatttttgaattatgtattcacaaaaaatattctagaaattaaaagaaattagccaATGGTGTTTTATTACGATATTCAATGTAtttgtgagatatcgaacaaagtatgcgaaaaaaatgccaaaatcaaattaattaatttttttgaaaaaagtagtttttggaaaatcgcttttatttcttcagattatcaaattctaaaaaatctttcaatctcaatcaatcaaaaaCACTTTCCTGCACCCAACtaacaaggttttgaaaaaattagcaaaac
This sequence is a window from Uranotaenia lowii strain MFRU-FL chromosome 3, ASM2978415v1, whole genome shotgun sequence. Protein-coding genes within it:
- the LOC129755945 gene encoding lysosome membrane protein 2; this translates as MTELKPNAEQNTPQANGVNPSSQIASTIDASRNPNKRLEKQTSALENIALHLGIAKCNSDHVDNRMFFTTLIVLVLVFLASVAGFFTMWFTTVYDDRLLEQLKLTQHSPAADWWEKPPVNPLLKVHVFNYTNVEDFFDKKTNKLKVVDLGPYVYTETAEKVNVVYNGDGTITYKEKRSYQFLANQSSGMQYDEIVVPNVPMLTAASKYYDRSFFQKTILKTALAGVSAKPFKKLKLNSFLWGYQDELLNLASKLSFDSEVSFEKFGILMTRNGTSPETFTIYTGENDLKQLLVIKELDGKPALDMWSTDECNRVDGTDGSQFPPHLMDKRQTLYVFIKSLCRKFPLRYEKEVTLFDGIPAWRYKAPLDVFAHPSINVDNQCFCHLDSASCPKSGVLNATLCSYEAPIFASFPHFYTGDRELLETVEGLNPQQDKHETFADIHPRLAFPIDGASRFQINVQVKKTISDLEPFDDDHILPVIWIEVVPGHISEELRELIYYSSFGVNNLQFWLKYGSLLICATTFALLAMTCYFRGRKQSNGQLEKGEQQQQYPQEQNMKLNAMNNIAP